From Camelus dromedarius isolate mCamDro1 chromosome X, mCamDro1.pat, whole genome shotgun sequence, one genomic window encodes:
- the USP26 gene encoding ubiquitin carboxyl-terminal hydrolase 26, with protein sequence MTALMVRGFVQIWNKKTGMSKSKEAFIETVEGKKKVKLVVYFIGECKTFQLSNNIKNMIFRSYGKKQNHLHLTFQNNSFLFIEKLSSRDAENLKMFLERIHQNNLQTPIRPDNDKSVFASTTIQKSVNKTSFNKMYKKSSSRSLEKGKRNGTPDLKEMPLFTSTSSTFIYKELLKNGYGKRKRVLSTDSEMIKNFLKEIISLRKKISKTNPLRYVSRSEKKELRLKVLKQNKKFKVGSSFKIRSTGNPYLDGANLLQRLSEKLYLAFLSEPNFGEDDPEWDKFKMTFHLYPEKLWQGLPNLGNTCYMNAVLQSIFSIPSFADDFLSQGFPWGKIPLDALSMYLVQLFVLKDIYNIKVKEKLLVSIKKAISAVAEIFSDNTQNDAHEFLGHCLDQMKENMRKFNIIWKTKIESKQRNSPQQVSAGSAATKVVICPITTNFEFELLRSIICKACGQVVLKTEVSNYLSISLPQGVKTPPSSIQSSFDLFFEAEELEYECEKCMHRDSVAVHKFSRLPRVLIVHLKRYSFNEFWSFRKDDQEVVISKYLKLSSHCDESTKPPCPLSNNAHIRDFQLLKIFQEMNSKTISSSTRSKKLTSKSKDSLPPHIGSYKECKPQKCHIRHKGSSGECLGKYSDLNIIESALINSGDVAIIAKELLADLLMDLEDNSHSLKGEPTSSPDTSQEVHRNPKRKKYKRNNMFVDFEGIIKTTEDFCKDKKPRSLSERFHKVAEQTYQYEKMRVYEQALWMALLRSLPKPLAQRYTENLRRTTELSFQETNVNSPRALGSRKTRRNKDCLDTKKTGPEAKKPKRNAKMGDRNAYRLIGVVSHLGKTPDGGHYISDTYDFERQVWFTYNDLQVSNIQEEAMQEARLRTGYMFFYMHNEIFEELLGREDNSQPQSKEARETPQE encoded by the coding sequence ATGACTGCTCTAATGGTACGTGGTTTTGTCCAAATATGGAACAAGAAGACTGGGATGTCTAAGTCAAAAGAAGCCTTCATTGAAAcagtggaaggaaagaagaaagttaaaTTGGTAGTCTATTTCATTGGAGAATGTAAAACCTTTCAGCTaagtaataatattaaaaatatgatctTTAGATCctatggaaaaaaacaaaatcacttgCATTTAACTTTCCAAAATAATAGCTTCTTGTTTATTGAAAAATTATCCTCCAGAGATGCTGAAAATTTGAAGATGTTCTTGGAAAGAATCCATCAGAATAATCTTCAAACACCCATAAGACCTGACAATGACAAGAGTGTCTTTGCCAGCACCACAATACAGAAGTCAGTCAACAAAACTTCATTCAACAAAATGTATAAGAAGTCAAGTAGTCGATCtcttgagaaaggaaaaagaaatggaacacCTGATCTTAAGGAGATGCCTCTGTTTACATCAACGTCATCAACATTTATCTATAAGGAGTTACTAAAAAATGGAtatgggaagaggaaaagggtgCTATCAACTGATTCAGAGATGATTAAGAATTTCCTGAAAGAGATTATCTCTCTAAGAAAGAAGATATCCAAGACAAATCCCTTGAGGTATGTAAGCCGCAGTGAGAAGAAAGAATTGAGGTTAAAAGTGTtaaaacagaataagaaattCAAAGTTGGATCTTCATTCAAGATCCGTTCTACTGGAAATCCTTACCTAGATGGCGCTAATCTTCTCCAGAGACTGTCTGAGAAATTATATTTGGCATTTCTGTCAGAACCAAACTTTGGTGAGGATGACCCAGAGTGGGATAAATTCAAGATGACCTTTCACTTGTACCCAGAGAAACTATGGCAGGGTCTCCCCAATTTGGGAAATACCTGTTATATGAATGCAGTTTTGCAGTCCATATTTTCAATTCCATCATTTGCTGATGATTTTCTCAGCCAGGGTTTCCCATGGGGTAAAATTCCCCTTGATGCACTTAGCATGTACTTGGTACAGCTCTTTGTCTTGAAAGATATTTATAACATAAAAGTCAAGGAGAAGTTACTTGTGAGTATTAAAAAAGCCATTTCAGCagttgcagaaatattctctgaCAACACACAGAATGATGCTCATGAGTTTTTAGGTCACTGTTTAGATCAGATGAAAGAAAACATGCGAAAATTCAACATAATTTGGAAGACTAAAATTGAATCTAAGCAAAGAAATTCACCTCAACAGGTTTCTGCTGGCAGTGCTGCCACCAAAGTGGTCATTTGTCCTATCACCACTAATTTTGAGTTTGAGTTGCTGCGCTCTATTATTTGTAAAGCCTGTGGGCAGGTTGTTCTCAAGACAGAAGTGAGTAATTATCTTTCCATCAGCCTTCCCCAAGGAGTGAAAACACCTCCCTCGTCTATTCAGTCTAGTTTTGATCTTTTCTTTGAAGCAGAAGAGCTTGAGTATGAATGTGAGAAGTGTATGCACAGGGATTCTGTTGCGGTGCACAAATTCAGTAGGCTACCGAGGGTCCTTATTGTTCATCTGAAACGCTATAGCTTTAATGAGTTTTGGTCCTTCAGGAAAGATGATCAAGAAGTcgttatttccaaatatttaaagctATCTTCCCACTGCGATGAAAGTACCAAACCACCATGTCCCTTAAGCAACAATGCACATATTAGGGATTTCCAACTCTTAAAAATCTTTCAGGAGATGAATTCCAAAACCATCAGCTCATCAACACGGTCAAAAAAGCTGACCTCAAAATCCAAGGATTCCTTGCCTCCACACATTGGATCATACAAAGAGTGTAAACCTCAAAAATGCCACATTCGTCATAAAGGTTCGAGTGGAGAATGCCTGGGAAAATATTCTGACCTAAATATAATAGAGTCCGCATTGATAAACTCAGGAGATGTAGCAATCATTGCAAAAGAGCTGTTAGCAGACTTATTGATGGATCTGGAAGACAACTCCCATTCTCTGAAAGGTGAACCCACCAGCAGCCCAGACACATCTCAAGAAGTGCATAGAAATCCAAAACGAAAGAAATACAAGAGAAACAATATGTTTGTAGATTTTGAGGGTATCATCAAGACTACTGAAGATTTTTGTAAAGATAAAAAACCCAGAAGTCTTTCAGAAAGATTTCACAAAGTGGCTGAACAGACCTACCAGTATGAAAAGATGAGAGTCTATGAACAAGCCCTTTGGATGGCACTGCTTCGAAGCCTTCCAAAGCCACTTGCCCAGAGGTACACAGAGAACCTCAGAAGAACTACAGAATTAAGTTTCCAGGAGACCAATGTGAATTCCCCACGTGCATTGGGTTCCAGAAAAACCCGTCGAAACAAAGATTGTTTAGATACGAAGAAGACGGGACCTGAAGCCAAGAAACCGAAAAGAAACGCCAAGATGGGAGATCGTAATGCCTATCGGCTCATTGGTGTTGTCAGCCATCTTGGGAAGACCCCAGATGGAGGCCATTATATCAGTGATACCTATGACTTTGAGAGGCAAGTCTGGTTCACTTACAATGATCTTCAGGTGTCAAATATCCAAGAGGAAGCAATGCAGGAGGCTAGGCTTCGCACCGGGTACATGTTCTTTTACATGCACAACGAGATATTTGAAGAGCTGTTGGGAAGGGAGGATAACTCTCAGCCTCAAAGCAAAGAGGCAAGGGAGACTCCTCAGGAGTAA